A stretch of Clostridium formicaceticum DNA encodes these proteins:
- a CDS encoding flavodoxin domain-containing protein — protein MKAVVIYKSKTGFAKKYAEWIAEDLKADIFEVSKVTMDRLSIYDVIIFGGSLYAVGINGVKVITQNINMLKDKKLIVFATGASPSKEDTINEIINKNFTLEQQKYIKFFYLRGGFNYGKLSIFDKMLMTLLKWKIESKKKKGNKLTFDEIGMLAAYDKPMDFTKKKNIEEIIHYITS, from the coding sequence ATGAAAGCCGTAGTAATATACAAATCTAAAACAGGGTTTGCAAAAAAGTACGCAGAATGGATTGCAGAGGACCTGAAAGCAGATATTTTTGAAGTTTCAAAGGTTACTATGGATAGATTAAGTATATATGATGTTATAATTTTTGGAGGTAGTTTATATGCAGTGGGTATCAATGGTGTAAAGGTAATTACGCAAAATATTAATATGCTTAAAGATAAAAAATTAATTGTTTTCGCAACAGGGGCATCTCCGTCAAAAGAGGATACAATAAATGAAATTATAAATAAAAATTTTACTTTAGAACAACAAAAATATATTAAGTTTTTTTATCTACGGGGTGGTTTTAACTACGGGAAATTATCAATTTTTGATAAAATGCTTATGACATTATTAAAATGGAAGATAGAAAGTAAAAAGAAAAAAGGAAATAAATTGACATTTGATGAAATAGGTATGCTGGCAGCATATGATAAGCCAATGGATTTTACGAAAAAGAAAAATATAGAAGAAATAATTCACTATATCACTTCATAG